Proteins from a genomic interval of Sphingobacterium lactis:
- the gcvT gene encoding glycine cleavage system aminomethyltransferase GcvT: MKNTALTNVHIALGAKMVPFAGFNMPVQYSGINDEHETVRTGVGMFDVSHMGEFILKGEKALDLIQKVSSNDASKLYDGKVQYGYLPNEDGGIVDDFLTYKIDDTTYLLVVNASNIEKDWNWISKFNTEGVEMKDISDETSLFAIQGPKAADALQQLTDIELAPMEYYTFQKGVFAGVENVLVSATGYTGAGGFEIYVANEHAEQVWNAIMEAGKAYGIKPIGLGARDTLRLEMGFCLYGNDIDDTTSPLAAGLGWVTKFTKDFVNSENLKAEKEQGVSQKLVGFEMIDRGIPRHDYEIVDAEGNKIGRVTSGTQSPSLKKSIGLGYVDTAFAKEGTEIFVSIRNTPIKAVVKKPPFVK, translated from the coding sequence ATGAAAAATACTGCGTTAACAAACGTTCACATTGCCTTAGGAGCGAAAATGGTTCCTTTTGCTGGCTTCAATATGCCTGTTCAATATTCGGGTATCAACGACGAACACGAGACAGTGCGTACTGGCGTTGGTATGTTTGATGTAAGCCACATGGGCGAATTCATCCTAAAAGGAGAGAAGGCCTTGGATTTGATTCAAAAAGTATCCTCAAACGATGCTTCAAAACTATACGATGGCAAAGTACAATACGGTTACCTTCCGAACGAAGACGGAGGTATCGTGGATGACTTCTTGACCTACAAGATCGACGATACCACTTACCTATTGGTCGTGAATGCGTCGAACATTGAAAAAGACTGGAACTGGATCAGCAAGTTCAACACCGAAGGTGTAGAGATGAAGGACATTTCCGATGAAACATCCCTATTCGCGATCCAAGGGCCTAAAGCGGCTGATGCGTTGCAGCAATTAACCGATATCGAACTCGCACCGATGGAATACTACACGTTCCAGAAAGGTGTTTTTGCCGGCGTGGAAAACGTATTGGTTTCCGCAACGGGTTACACCGGTGCTGGAGGTTTTGAAATCTATGTAGCCAATGAACATGCAGAACAAGTATGGAATGCCATCATGGAAGCGGGTAAAGCATATGGCATCAAGCCGATCGGTTTGGGCGCACGTGATACCTTACGCTTAGAAATGGGATTCTGTCTATATGGAAACGACATCGACGATACCACCTCACCATTGGCAGCAGGTTTGGGATGGGTAACAAAATTCACGAAGGATTTTGTGAACTCGGAAAACCTAAAAGCTGAAAAGGAGCAAGGTGTTTCCCAGAAATTGGTAGGATTTGAAATGATCGACAGAGGTATTCCTCGTCACGATTATGAAATCGTAGATGCTGAAGGAAACAAGATCGGTCGTGTGACTTCCGGTACACAGTCGCCATCCTTAAAGAAATCCATTGGTTTGGGTTATGTGGATACCGCTTTCGCTAAAGAGGGCACAGAGATCTTTGTCTCTATCCGTAACACGCCAATCAAAGCGGTTGTTAAAAAACCTCCTTTCGTAAAATAG
- a CDS encoding GNAT family N-acetyltransferase — protein MITIRKATAEDAVLIHELAHAIWYPTYGPILSQDQIAFMLEKMYATEVLEAAILEDQVQFYLLYDQTDNAVGFLGLQPKADCLRIEKIYLLPITQGKGYGKLLIEFSADRAKELGLPELELNVNRGNQAYHFYLKQGFEVVEEVDIPYYGYVMDDYVMRKRLIS, from the coding sequence ATGATAACAATACGAAAGGCAACCGCAGAAGATGCGGTCTTGATTCACGAACTGGCGCATGCCATCTGGTACCCCACCTATGGTCCGATCCTTTCCCAGGATCAAATAGCCTTTATGTTGGAGAAGATGTATGCCACGGAAGTGTTGGAGGCTGCAATTTTGGAGGACCAGGTTCAATTTTATCTCCTGTATGACCAAACGGATAATGCCGTTGGCTTTCTTGGGCTACAACCAAAAGCAGATTGCCTACGTATCGAAAAGATTTATCTCCTCCCGATTACCCAAGGAAAGGGTTATGGGAAATTATTAATTGAATTTTCTGCTGACCGCGCGAAAGAACTGGGCCTTCCGGAATTGGAACTGAATGTGAACCGTGGAAACCAGGCGTATCATTTTTACCTTAAACAGGGTTTTGAAGTAGTAGAGGAAGTAGATATCCCCTACTACGGTTATGTTATGGACGATTACGTTATGCGTAAGCGTTTAATCTCTTAA
- a CDS encoding pseudouridine synthase: MLEIIYRDADLIAINKPHGLLVHRSSIAADTAEFALQLLRDQIGQPVYPAHRIDRKTGGVLLFSLNKEMDSLIQTAFAENRIEKEYLALLRGHTEPAGTIDYPLKKENGTLQDALTHYTTIALSEIDLPFGKFPTSRYALVSARPQTGRMHQIRRHFAHIFHPIIGDRPHGCNKQNKLWKETFQHDTMLLHAKNIKFQHPRTKETIFIEAQLQPEFKRALNIASLDVRCEY; this comes from the coding sequence ATGCTGGAGATCATTTATCGGGACGCGGATCTGATAGCGATCAACAAGCCCCATGGGCTATTGGTCCACCGATCTTCCATTGCTGCGGACACTGCGGAGTTCGCCCTTCAGTTGCTTCGCGATCAGATCGGACAACCGGTCTACCCGGCGCACCGCATCGACCGCAAGACAGGCGGTGTACTTCTTTTCTCCCTGAACAAGGAGATGGATTCCCTAATCCAAACAGCATTTGCGGAAAATCGAATCGAAAAGGAATACCTGGCGCTCCTGCGCGGACATACCGAACCTGCAGGCACCATTGACTATCCCTTGAAAAAGGAAAACGGAACCCTCCAGGACGCACTCACCCATTATACCACCATAGCACTTTCGGAAATAGACCTGCCCTTCGGCAAATTCCCGACTTCCCGCTATGCCCTTGTATCGGCAAGACCGCAAACCGGCCGAATGCACCAGATCAGAAGGCATTTTGCCCATATTTTCCATCCCATCATCGGGGATAGGCCCCACGGCTGCAATAAACAGAACAAGCTCTGGAAAGAAACATTCCAGCACGATACCATGCTGCTCCACGCCAAGAACATCAAATTTCAACATCCCAGAACAAAAGAAACAATCTTTATCGAAGCCCAACTCCAACCCGAGTTTAAGAGGGCGCTAAACATAGCTTCTTTAGATGTGAGATGTGAGTATTGA
- a CDS encoding DUF6358 family protein: MTKKFILNILLNLGIVFLVLSAWAGYNSGQMLYLGISIALLVVLIYLKVVLIKQVKRDVRAKEEEKIKMAQQQARKKKRAK; the protein is encoded by the coding sequence ATGACGAAGAAGTTTATATTGAATATTTTGCTCAATCTGGGCATTGTGTTTTTGGTACTGAGTGCTTGGGCAGGCTATAACAGTGGACAGATGCTCTACCTGGGGATTTCGATCGCCCTATTGGTCGTCCTGATCTATCTGAAGGTCGTGCTAATTAAACAGGTCAAGCGGGATGTACGTGCGAAGGAGGAAGAAAAGATCAAGATGGCACAGCAACAAGCAAGAAAAAAGAAAAGGGCTAAATAA
- a CDS encoding rhodanese-like domain-containing protein — MKEISVQELKDMMDHNTEFQLIDVREPFEYEVSNLNGVNIPLSGVVIESDKISKDLPVVIHCRSGKRSAQAIMLLEQEGFTNLSNLQGGILAWKEAFDPEMDVY, encoded by the coding sequence ATGAAAGAAATAAGCGTTCAAGAATTGAAGGACATGATGGACCACAATACGGAGTTCCAATTGATCGACGTACGTGAGCCTTTCGAATATGAAGTTTCTAACCTCAACGGGGTAAACATTCCATTATCGGGTGTTGTAATCGAGTCGGATAAGATTTCTAAGGATCTTCCGGTAGTGATTCACTGCAGATCAGGAAAACGAAGTGCGCAAGCAATTATGTTGTTGGAGCAGGAAGGCTTCACCAACCTATCGAATCTTCAAGGCGGTATTTTAGCTTGGAAAGAAGCATTCGACCCAGAAATGGATGTCTATTAA
- a CDS encoding Glu/Leu/Phe/Val family dehydrogenase — MDNQSNNTYTFFEGVARNFDKAAKFTKFSSGILDQIKACNSILRVKFPVKIGDNIEVIEAYRVQHSHHKLPCKGGIRFSMEVDQDEVMALASLMTYKCAIVNVPFGGAKGGIKIDSKKYSEYELEKITRRYTTELVKKNFIGPGTDVPAPDYGTGAREMSWIVDTYTTLNPNEINAQACVTGKPISQGGVRGRTEATGLGVFFGVREACKVQEDMEALGLTVGVEDKRVIVQGLGNVGYHAAKYFQEAGSKLVGLIEYEGAIYNANGLDLDAVVAHRKTTGSILDFPGAENVADSARALEYPCDILIPAALESVINISNADRIQAQIIGEAANGPLTPEADEILNSKGKLIIPDIYLNAGGVTVSYFEWLKNLSHVRYGRLEKRFSENMYAEILNIIESMTNQKVSKLERKIILRGPDEVDLVYSGLEDTMIGSYQEIHQIWKNTEGVTDLRTAAFICAINKVGESYKELGIFP, encoded by the coding sequence ATGGACAATCAATCCAACAATACCTACACATTTTTTGAGGGGGTAGCTCGTAACTTCGATAAAGCGGCGAAGTTCACGAAATTTTCATCAGGGATCCTTGATCAGATCAAAGCCTGTAACTCGATTCTGCGGGTAAAATTCCCGGTTAAGATTGGGGATAACATTGAGGTTATCGAGGCGTATCGTGTCCAGCATTCGCACCATAAGTTGCCGTGTAAGGGCGGTATCCGTTTCAGTATGGAGGTCGATCAGGATGAGGTTATGGCGCTGGCATCGCTGATGACCTATAAGTGTGCGATCGTGAATGTTCCTTTCGGTGGAGCAAAGGGCGGTATCAAGATCGATAGCAAGAAGTACTCCGAGTACGAACTGGAGAAGATCACCAGAAGGTATACTACGGAATTGGTGAAGAAGAATTTTATCGGTCCGGGCACGGATGTTCCTGCTCCAGATTATGGAACAGGAGCGCGTGAAATGAGTTGGATCGTGGATACATATACGACCCTAAACCCGAATGAGATCAATGCACAAGCCTGTGTGACAGGTAAACCGATTTCTCAGGGTGGTGTGCGCGGACGTACGGAAGCAACCGGATTGGGTGTTTTCTTCGGTGTTCGGGAAGCATGTAAGGTGCAAGAAGATATGGAAGCACTTGGATTGACCGTCGGTGTGGAGGATAAGCGCGTGATTGTTCAGGGATTGGGAAATGTGGGTTACCATGCCGCAAAATATTTCCAAGAGGCAGGTTCCAAGTTGGTGGGATTGATCGAATATGAAGGAGCCATCTACAACGCCAATGGTCTTGACCTAGATGCCGTTGTTGCGCACCGCAAGACAACCGGGTCCATTCTGGATTTCCCGGGCGCAGAGAATGTTGCAGATTCCGCTAGAGCGTTGGAATACCCATGTGACATCCTGATTCCGGCAGCATTGGAGTCCGTGATCAACATCAGCAATGCCGACCGTATCCAAGCACAGATCATCGGTGAAGCTGCGAATGGTCCTTTAACACCTGAAGCGGACGAGATCCTGAACAGCAAGGGCAAATTAATTATTCCGGATATTTACCTGAACGCGGGCGGGGTTACAGTTTCGTACTTTGAGTGGTTGAAAAACTTAAGCCATGTGCGTTACGGACGTTTGGAAAAACGCTTCTCAGAGAATATGTACGCGGAAATCTTGAATATTATTGAGTCCATGACCAATCAGAAGGTGTCCAAATTGGAACGCAAGATTATCTTGAGAGGTCCGGATGAAGTGGATTTGGTTTACTCCGGTTTGGAAGACACCATGATCGGATCTTACCAGGAGATTCACCAGATCTGGAAAAATACAGAAGGCGTAACGGATCTGCGTACAGCAGCATTTATCTGTGCTATCAACAAGGTGGGCGAGTCCTACAAAGAATTGGGTATTTTCCCATAG
- a CDS encoding M28 family metallopeptidase — MIKHFLSLCSLGLFFQLSYAQVAEITTTENISRILNTLASDEMRGRSALVPADIDRAADFIAAEFKEIGLQPYVGNNFKQEFAVNRSKVSSQRVTIANKELADEDFLIFGDFQGSLSAKENKIKTLQITADDDFSQKFREIVQKDPEDAIIAVDKKHAAFLARFKKIYNREQITIKGQERPKSPTKVFVVAESIPADYTVQVEKTGNDFTMANVAAIIPGKSKADEYVVFSCHYDHIGIIQAVGQDSIANGADDDASGTTAMIELARYYKKLNNNERTLIFVAFTAEEIGMFGSKYFSNNIDPEKVAAMINIEMIGKDSKFGPNTMYITGFTASNLGQLMQENLKGSAFTFHPDPYTTQNLFYRSDNAVLAALGVPAHTFSTSQIDKDSYYHTVKDEVSTLDINNIKSSIEAIAAGAIGIVKGEQTPTRVEKLRD; from the coding sequence ATGATTAAACACTTTTTATCCTTATGTAGCCTTGGGTTATTTTTTCAGTTATCCTATGCGCAGGTCGCTGAAATAACGACAACCGAGAACATCAGTAGAATATTAAATACACTGGCATCCGATGAGATGCGCGGCCGCTCAGCCTTGGTACCCGCCGATATCGATCGCGCGGCAGACTTCATTGCTGCCGAGTTTAAGGAAATCGGCCTTCAGCCGTATGTTGGCAATAACTTCAAACAGGAGTTCGCCGTAAACAGATCCAAAGTGTCTTCACAACGCGTAACCATAGCGAATAAGGAGTTAGCTGATGAAGATTTCCTAATCTTTGGGGATTTCCAAGGATCACTTTCCGCCAAGGAAAATAAGATCAAGACCCTGCAGATCACTGCGGATGATGATTTCTCGCAGAAATTCCGCGAAATCGTTCAGAAGGATCCGGAAGATGCCATCATAGCAGTGGATAAGAAGCATGCGGCATTCCTAGCGCGCTTCAAGAAAATCTATAACCGCGAGCAGATTACCATCAAGGGCCAGGAAAGACCGAAATCACCGACAAAAGTATTCGTCGTGGCAGAATCCATTCCTGCAGATTATACGGTTCAGGTAGAGAAAACAGGGAACGATTTCACGATGGCCAATGTAGCAGCCATTATTCCTGGAAAATCCAAAGCGGATGAATATGTGGTTTTCTCCTGTCATTACGACCATATCGGTATTATCCAAGCAGTAGGGCAGGATTCCATTGCCAATGGTGCTGATGATGATGCCTCGGGTACGACTGCAATGATCGAATTGGCCCGCTATTATAAAAAGTTGAACAACAACGAGCGTACATTAATTTTCGTGGCCTTTACAGCTGAGGAAATCGGTATGTTCGGCTCCAAATACTTTTCCAATAACATCGATCCGGAGAAAGTGGCTGCCATGATCAATATTGAAATGATCGGTAAGGATTCAAAATTCGGCCCGAATACAATGTACATCACTGGTTTCACGGCATCCAACCTAGGTCAACTGATGCAAGAGAACCTGAAAGGTTCTGCCTTTACCTTCCACCCGGATCCATATACCACACAGAACCTGTTCTATCGTAGCGATAACGCGGTATTAGCGGCATTGGGGGTACCGGCACATACCTTCTCGACCTCTCAGATCGACAAGGATAGCTACTACCACACCGTTAAGGATGAGGTCAGCACGTTGGATATCAACAATATAAAATCGAGTATTGAGGCTATTGCCGCAGGTGCGATCGGTATTGTCAAAGGGGAACAGACACCGACACGTGTAGAAAAATTAAGAGATTAA